One genomic window of Arthrobacter caoxuetaonis includes the following:
- a CDS encoding HAD family hydrolase: MSLPGVPVLPGGSASVLQAVLWDMDGTIVDTEPYWIQAEKDLVAAHGGTWTDDDAEELIGQALDYSARRLQQAGVALPVEGVIAALAGEVARHLQQEVPWRPGARELLEELAAEDIPCALVTMSTGPLARLIASTLPEGTFRSVVSGDMVSRGKPHPEPYQLAFDQLSAAFPGLAKSRCLAVEDSYPGYTSAREAGLPALAVPHMVPFPPDQGRIQWDTLAGRSLADLQELAALSAGGAQ, translated from the coding sequence ATGTCCCTCCCTGGTGTTCCTGTCCTGCCCGGCGGCTCCGCGTCCGTGCTGCAGGCGGTGCTCTGGGACATGGACGGAACCATCGTCGACACCGAACCGTACTGGATCCAGGCCGAGAAGGACCTTGTCGCTGCCCACGGGGGCACGTGGACGGACGATGACGCCGAGGAACTCATCGGCCAGGCCCTTGACTATTCCGCACGCCGGCTGCAGCAGGCCGGCGTAGCACTGCCCGTCGAGGGCGTCATCGCGGCCCTCGCCGGCGAAGTTGCCCGGCACCTGCAGCAGGAGGTCCCCTGGCGTCCGGGAGCGCGCGAACTGCTGGAGGAGCTGGCTGCGGAGGACATCCCGTGCGCCCTGGTCACCATGTCCACCGGTCCGCTGGCCCGCCTCATCGCGTCGACCCTGCCGGAGGGAACCTTCAGGTCCGTCGTCAGCGGGGACATGGTGTCACGCGGCAAACCGCATCCCGAGCCCTATCAGCTTGCCTTCGACCAGCTCTCCGCCGCTTTCCCCGGACTGGCCAAGTCCCGCTGCCTGGCGGTCGAAGACTCCTATCCCGGTTATACCTCCGCGCGGGAAGCAGGGCTCCCGGCCCTGGCTGTTCCGCATATGGTTCCGTTCCCGCCTGATCAGGGCAGGATCCAATGGGACACCCTGGCCGGACGGAGCCTGGCGGACCTGCAGGAGCTCGCCGCCCTTTCGGCAGGAGGCGCACAATGA
- a CDS encoding site-2 protease family protein, giving the protein MTQGPDAPKKERSEGISLGRIGGVPVTLAWSWFVIAAAIVFLFGPRVASVLPQLGGIAPYAVALGYALLLLLSVLVHELAHALTAQAWKWPTPRIVLTLWGGHTQFGDVRATPGKSLLVALAGPAANFVLALCGRIVLPFLEPGTVAWLLTDIFVWANILVAVFNVLPGLPLDGGRIVETIVWKVTGVQEKGTVAAGWAGRIIAVALVAAVFIPPYLQGRTPGLSLVLVTALVSGFLWMGASAAITNARMRLRLPAISAAALMEPARQVPTGMSVLEARRIAAEAGTGTALVVTAATGRPEAVVDSGALFAVPAEYAAGTPVDAAARALAPGAYIPNAATGQELIQYLSKLSGSEYAVIDKEGTVVGLLRQATVVAAITGRRPKTVRP; this is encoded by the coding sequence ATGACCCAGGGACCGGATGCCCCGAAGAAGGAACGCAGCGAAGGAATTTCCCTGGGGAGGATCGGGGGAGTCCCGGTAACGCTGGCCTGGTCCTGGTTCGTGATCGCGGCCGCGATCGTTTTCCTGTTCGGGCCCCGGGTCGCCAGTGTGCTCCCGCAGCTTGGCGGAATCGCCCCCTATGCGGTTGCCCTGGGCTATGCCCTTCTCCTCCTGCTGTCCGTCCTGGTCCATGAGCTGGCGCATGCGCTGACGGCACAGGCCTGGAAATGGCCGACGCCGAGGATCGTGCTCACACTGTGGGGCGGCCACACGCAGTTCGGCGACGTAAGGGCCACTCCCGGCAAGTCACTGCTCGTGGCCCTGGCCGGCCCGGCGGCAAACTTTGTCCTGGCGCTGTGCGGCCGCATCGTCCTGCCTTTCCTGGAGCCCGGCACAGTGGCCTGGCTGCTTACCGACATCTTCGTCTGGGCCAACATCCTGGTAGCCGTATTCAACGTGCTTCCCGGCCTGCCCCTCGACGGCGGCAGGATCGTGGAAACGATCGTCTGGAAGGTGACCGGAGTCCAGGAGAAGGGGACTGTGGCGGCAGGCTGGGCCGGGCGCATTATTGCGGTTGCCCTGGTTGCTGCAGTCTTCATCCCGCCCTATCTCCAGGGCCGGACTCCGGGGCTCAGCCTGGTCCTCGTGACAGCACTCGTCTCCGGCTTCCTGTGGATGGGCGCCTCTGCGGCGATCACCAACGCAAGGATGCGGCTGCGGCTTCCCGCCATTTCGGCTGCTGCCCTGATGGAACCGGCGCGCCAGGTGCCGACCGGTATGTCGGTCCTGGAAGCCCGGCGGATCGCCGCGGAGGCAGGGACCGGCACCGCACTGGTGGTGACTGCCGCAACCGGCAGGCCGGAAGCCGTCGTCGACAGCGGCGCACTCTTCGCCGTGCCGGCGGAATATGCCGCCGGGACACCGGTGGATGCTGCGGCACGCGCACTGGCTCCCGGTGCCTACATACCGAACGCGGCTACGGGCCAGGAACTCATCCAGTACCTCTCCAAGCTCTCCGGCAGCGAGTACGCCGTCATCGACAAGGAAGGAACGGTGGTGGGACTGCTCCGGCAGGCCACCGTCGTTGCCGCCATTACCGGGCGCCGGCCGAAAACCGTCCGGCCCTAA
- a CDS encoding acyl-CoA dehydrogenase family protein, with product MPAADILTPGLLERLRRRAPEYDQRNAFFDEDLQELRDAGYLALFTPVEQGGSGLGLPEVVACQRLLASAAPATALAINMHLVWCGVAHLLSLKGDDSLSFVLEEASRGEVFAFGISEPGNSAVLFDSLTAAVPQGGGSYAFTGRKIFTSLSPAWTRLGIFGKDSTDPAEPSLVFGFADRSTAGISALDDWDTMGMRASQSRTTLLQDALIPADRIVRHTPVGPHADQFVFGIFSLFETLLSAVYTGIGERAVELAAEAAAGRTSQDVPASQDPHTRWRIADAAIRMDGVRLQLEAVARDLEEGADHGSFWFPRLSGLKLRATDTVRTVVETAMKTAGGRSYFRGQELERLYRDVLAGMFHPSSEDSAHNSMANALLGPVQDQ from the coding sequence ATGCCCGCCGCAGATATTCTCACTCCCGGCCTGCTGGAACGGCTGCGCCGCCGTGCACCGGAGTACGACCAGCGCAATGCCTTCTTCGACGAGGACCTCCAGGAGCTGCGCGACGCGGGCTACTTGGCGCTGTTTACGCCGGTGGAGCAGGGCGGTTCGGGCCTGGGCCTTCCGGAGGTCGTGGCGTGCCAGCGGCTGCTGGCATCTGCGGCACCGGCAACCGCGCTTGCCATCAACATGCATCTGGTCTGGTGCGGTGTCGCCCACCTGCTGTCCCTGAAGGGGGATGACTCCCTGTCCTTCGTCCTGGAGGAAGCGTCCCGCGGCGAGGTCTTTGCCTTTGGCATTTCCGAACCCGGTAACTCTGCCGTCCTTTTCGACTCGCTGACGGCTGCGGTTCCGCAGGGCGGCGGAAGCTACGCGTTTACCGGGCGGAAGATCTTTACCAGCCTGTCACCGGCGTGGACCAGGCTGGGCATCTTCGGAAAGGACTCCACAGACCCCGCTGAACCGAGTCTGGTCTTCGGCTTCGCAGACCGGTCCACGGCGGGCATCTCGGCCCTGGATGACTGGGACACGATGGGAATGCGGGCCTCGCAGTCACGAACCACGCTGCTGCAGGACGCCCTCATACCGGCGGACCGGATTGTGCGGCATACGCCTGTGGGCCCCCACGCCGACCAGTTCGTGTTCGGTATCTTCAGCCTCTTTGAGACGCTGCTGTCCGCGGTGTACACGGGGATCGGGGAACGAGCGGTGGAACTGGCTGCCGAGGCTGCCGCAGGCCGCACCAGCCAGGATGTCCCGGCATCGCAGGATCCGCACACCCGCTGGCGGATCGCCGACGCCGCCATCAGGATGGACGGTGTACGGCTCCAGCTTGAAGCCGTAGCCCGCGACCTGGAAGAGGGAGCCGATCACGGCAGTTTCTGGTTCCCCCGGCTCTCCGGCCTGAAGCTGCGTGCAACAGACACCGTGCGTACCGTGGTGGAAACAGCCATGAAGACTGCCGGCGGCCGCAGCTACTTCCGCGGCCAGGAGCTGGAGCGGCTCTACCGGGACGTACTGGCCGGGATGTTCCATCCTTCAAGCGAGGACTCTGCGCATAACTCCATGGCAAATGCACTGCTGGGGCCAGTCCAGGACCAGTGA
- the arc gene encoding proteasome ATPase — MVDAENTSGTGVEGTRSEYGTASAESRQLNVLRDKLRNVDRQLAALTHNNARLVAMLETARAEIIRLKDALEKEGATPFSFGTVLAVNSRTEPEPGVSTTATVQESVDIIQSGRKLRVAVSPLLDLGQIVPGQEVLLNESLTVVAGLGFEKAGELFTVQELLDGDRALVVGRADDERVVRLNGPLVEEKVRVGDALTVDTRIGYALEKIPRSEVENLVLEEVPDISYSDIGGLGPQIEAIRDAVELPFMHPDLYREHGLKAPKGILLYGPPGCGKTLIAKAVAHSLAARVMEQTGISGTRSYFLNIKGPELLDKYVGETERHIRLIFARAREKGSDGSPVVVFFDEMDSLFRTRGTGVSSDVETTIVPQLLSEIDGVEKLENVIVIGASNREDMIDPAILRPGRLDVKIKIMRPDAEGAAEIFAKYLTPDLPLHRDDLAEHGYDPVATVREMIRRTVEKMYAEDKSNEYLEVTYANGDTEMLYFKDFNSGAVIQNVVDRAKKYAIKDFLTLRQRGLRIDHLMRAVVDEFREHEDMPNTTNPDDWARISGKKGERITYIRTIIQGKAGQEPGRTIETAANPGQYL, encoded by the coding sequence ATGGTTGACGCGGAAAACACCAGTGGAACCGGGGTTGAAGGTACCCGCAGCGAGTACGGAACAGCCAGCGCGGAATCGCGGCAGCTCAATGTCCTGAGGGACAAGCTGCGCAACGTTGACCGCCAGCTGGCGGCCCTAACCCACAACAACGCCCGGCTGGTTGCCATGCTGGAAACGGCCAGGGCGGAGATCATCAGGCTCAAGGACGCACTGGAGAAGGAAGGCGCGACTCCGTTCAGCTTCGGAACAGTGCTCGCCGTTAACAGCCGGACCGAACCCGAGCCCGGGGTTTCCACCACGGCCACCGTCCAGGAGAGCGTGGACATCATCCAGTCGGGACGGAAGCTCCGCGTTGCGGTGAGTCCGTTGCTGGACCTCGGGCAGATCGTGCCCGGCCAGGAAGTCCTGCTGAACGAATCACTCACGGTGGTTGCGGGCCTCGGCTTCGAGAAGGCAGGGGAGCTCTTCACCGTCCAGGAACTCCTGGACGGTGACCGGGCGCTGGTGGTGGGCCGGGCCGACGACGAGCGGGTGGTCCGGCTCAACGGCCCCCTGGTCGAAGAGAAGGTCCGGGTCGGAGACGCCCTCACGGTGGATACGCGGATCGGCTATGCACTGGAGAAAATTCCCCGCAGCGAGGTCGAGAACCTTGTCCTCGAGGAAGTTCCGGACATCTCCTATTCCGATATTGGCGGGCTGGGGCCGCAGATCGAAGCGATCCGCGACGCCGTCGAACTGCCCTTCATGCATCCGGACCTCTACCGCGAACACGGGTTGAAGGCTCCGAAGGGAATCCTGCTCTACGGCCCTCCAGGCTGCGGCAAGACCCTCATTGCCAAGGCAGTGGCCCATTCGCTGGCCGCACGGGTCATGGAACAGACCGGCATCTCGGGAACCCGCAGCTACTTCCTGAACATCAAAGGCCCGGAGCTGCTGGACAAGTACGTCGGCGAGACCGAACGGCACATCCGGCTCATCTTCGCCCGGGCACGGGAGAAGGGATCCGACGGCAGCCCCGTCGTGGTCTTTTTCGACGAAATGGACTCACTGTTCCGCACCCGCGGCACAGGTGTCTCCTCCGACGTCGAAACCACCATCGTTCCGCAGCTGCTGAGCGAGATCGACGGAGTCGAGAAACTTGAGAACGTGATTGTCATCGGCGCCTCGAACCGCGAGGACATGATCGATCCCGCCATCCTGCGGCCCGGACGCCTCGACGTGAAGATCAAGATCATGCGCCCGGATGCCGAGGGCGCTGCCGAGATCTTCGCCAAATACCTCACACCGGATCTCCCTCTGCACCGGGATGACCTGGCAGAGCACGGCTACGATCCGGTAGCCACGGTCCGGGAGATGATCCGGCGGACCGTGGAAAAGATGTACGCCGAGGACAAGTCCAACGAGTACCTCGAGGTGACCTATGCCAACGGTGACACAGAGATGCTCTATTTCAAGGACTTCAACTCCGGCGCGGTCATCCAGAACGTCGTGGACCGCGCGAAGAAGTACGCGATCAAGGATTTCCTCACCCTGCGCCAGCGGGGACTGAGGATCGACCACCTGATGCGCGCCGTCGTGGACGAATTCCGCGAGCATGAGGACATGCCCAACACCACGAATCCCGATGACTGGGCACGGATCTCGGGCAAGAAGGGAGAGCGCATCACGTACATCCGCACGATCATCCAGGGCAAGGCCGGTCAGGAGCCGGGCCGTACCATCGAGACCGCGGCGAACCCGGGACAATATCTGTGA
- the mshC gene encoding cysteine--1-D-myo-inosityl 2-amino-2-deoxy-alpha-D-glucopyranoside ligase — protein sequence MIAWKSRPLPDLPGKSPELVLFDTAQRRTVAVQPGEEAGLYVCGITPYDATHMGHAATYVAFDLLNRQWRDAGHTVNYVQNVTDVDDPLLERAAATGVDWTVLAKEQTQLFREDMEALNVLAPRSYIGAVESIEWIVPVVEELLDRGIAYRVPAHGSEPGGDVYFSVEAAQELEADGPDAWWLGQVSGLTAEAMLPVFAERGGDPDRPGKRHPLDALLWRLARPNEPLWPGGRLGDGRPGWHIECSVIARRFLPAPFTVQAGGSDLIFPHHEMSAGHAYACSGEPLARHYAHAGMVGLDGEKMSKSLGNLVLVSRLRADGIEPAAIRTTLAGHHYRSDWFWTADDLGRAQERLRRYRQALELTSEGAAANLLAQFRSSLADDLNAPAALAAADEWASALLDAPGTPPAGSSAGAGLAAAAFDALLGITLR from the coding sequence GTGATCGCCTGGAAATCCCGCCCCCTTCCCGACCTGCCCGGCAAGTCCCCGGAACTCGTTCTCTTTGATACTGCCCAGCGCAGGACGGTTGCCGTCCAGCCCGGCGAGGAGGCCGGACTCTATGTCTGCGGCATCACCCCCTACGACGCCACCCACATGGGGCACGCTGCAACCTACGTTGCGTTCGACCTGCTGAACCGCCAGTGGCGGGATGCGGGACACACCGTGAACTACGTCCAGAACGTCACCGACGTCGACGACCCGCTGCTCGAGCGTGCCGCGGCCACCGGCGTGGACTGGACGGTCCTGGCCAAGGAACAGACCCAGCTCTTCCGGGAAGACATGGAAGCGCTGAACGTCCTGGCACCCCGCAGCTACATCGGCGCCGTGGAGTCCATCGAATGGATTGTCCCCGTGGTCGAAGAACTGCTGGACCGCGGCATCGCCTACCGGGTACCGGCGCACGGCTCCGAGCCCGGCGGCGACGTGTATTTCTCGGTTGAGGCCGCCCAGGAACTCGAAGCCGACGGACCCGATGCCTGGTGGCTCGGGCAGGTATCCGGGCTCACGGCGGAAGCAATGCTTCCGGTCTTTGCAGAGCGCGGCGGTGATCCGGATCGTCCCGGAAAACGCCACCCGCTCGATGCCCTGCTCTGGCGCCTAGCCCGGCCGAACGAGCCGCTGTGGCCAGGGGGACGCCTGGGCGACGGACGCCCCGGCTGGCACATCGAGTGTTCGGTCATAGCCCGCCGGTTCCTGCCGGCACCGTTCACGGTCCAGGCCGGGGGATCGGACCTGATCTTCCCCCACCACGAAATGAGCGCCGGCCATGCCTACGCCTGTTCCGGCGAGCCGCTGGCACGGCACTACGCCCATGCCGGCATGGTGGGGCTGGACGGCGAAAAGATGAGCAAGTCCCTGGGGAACCTGGTCCTGGTCTCCCGGCTGCGCGCCGACGGCATCGAACCGGCCGCTATCCGGACTACCCTTGCCGGACACCACTACCGCTCCGACTGGTTCTGGACTGCCGATGACCTGGGGCGTGCCCAGGAACGGCTCCGCCGCTACCGCCAGGCGCTGGAGCTAACCAGCGAAGGAGCAGCTGCGAACCTGCTGGCACAGTTCAGGTCATCGCTTGCCGACGACCTGAATGCCCCCGCCGCCCTTGCCGCGGCAGACGAGTGGGCATCCGCCCTGCTGGACGCACCCGGCACTCCGCCTGCAGGGAGCAGTGCCGGAGCCGGCCTTGCGGCCGCAGCGTTCGATGCCCTGCTGGGCATCACTCTCCGCTAG
- a CDS encoding undecaprenyl-diphosphate phosphatase: MNWFEAIFLGFLQGLTEFLPISSSAHLRIAGELLPGAQDPGAAFTAITQLGTETAVVVYFWKDIVRIVKAWFGSLAGRVPRSDPDARMGWLIIVGSLPIAVLGLLFQDQIESTFRSLWLVATMLIVFGIILAIADTVGKQQRTLDQLTYKHGIFYGFAQALALVPGVSRSGGTITAGLLMGYTREAAARYAFLLAIPAVFGSGLYQLAKSWGETGPYSGAETAVATGVAFVVGFIIIGWFLRYVSTRSYRLFVWYRIGLGVAIYVALGFGVLQP; encoded by the coding sequence GTGAATTGGTTCGAAGCGATATTCCTCGGTTTCCTTCAAGGACTGACCGAATTCCTGCCCATCTCATCCAGTGCGCACCTGCGGATCGCCGGTGAACTGCTGCCCGGGGCCCAGGATCCCGGCGCCGCGTTTACGGCTATTACCCAGCTCGGCACGGAGACCGCCGTCGTTGTCTATTTCTGGAAAGACATCGTCCGGATCGTCAAGGCCTGGTTCGGTTCGCTGGCCGGCCGCGTACCCCGTTCCGATCCGGACGCCCGGATGGGGTGGCTGATCATCGTTGGTTCGCTGCCCATCGCCGTCCTCGGCCTGCTGTTCCAGGACCAGATCGAAAGCACGTTCCGCAGCCTCTGGCTCGTGGCGACCATGCTGATCGTCTTTGGCATCATCCTGGCCATCGCAGACACCGTGGGAAAGCAGCAGCGGACCCTGGACCAGCTGACGTACAAGCACGGCATCTTCTACGGTTTTGCCCAGGCCCTGGCGCTCGTCCCCGGCGTGTCCCGTTCCGGCGGCACGATTACCGCCGGGCTGCTGATGGGATACACCCGGGAGGCCGCCGCGCGCTATGCCTTCCTGCTGGCCATTCCCGCGGTTTTCGGCAGCGGCCTGTACCAGCTCGCCAAATCATGGGGAGAAACCGGCCCTTACAGCGGCGCCGAGACCGCTGTCGCCACAGGGGTGGCCTTCGTTGTGGGCTTCATCATCATCGGATGGTTCCTCCGCTACGTTTCCACGCGCAGCTATCGCTTGTTCGTCTGGTACCGCATCGGCCTGGGCGTGGCGATCTACGTTGCACTCGGGTTTGGAGTGCTGCAGCCCTAA
- a CDS encoding DUF5703 family protein, with product MREQILKPDWSFPAAPAKDYEYLVLSVGPHESLPEARRKITDHAEYGKWELQRTRIYRGGIHRYWLRRKVMRVQRTA from the coding sequence ATGCGAGAACAAATTCTGAAACCGGACTGGTCCTTTCCTGCCGCTCCCGCCAAGGACTATGAGTATCTGGTCCTTTCTGTCGGACCCCATGAGTCGCTGCCGGAAGCCCGCCGAAAAATCACCGACCACGCGGAGTACGGCAAGTGGGAGCTCCAGCGCACGCGCATTTACCGCGGAGGCATCCACCGGTACTGGCTGCGGAGGAAAGTCATGCGGGTCCAGCGGACTGCCTAG
- a CDS encoding PAC2 family protein codes for MSNSDKSPAAGLQDFFGGTGERVTVMLAAFEGWNDAGEAASDALNFLSLYWDSEKIAGIDADEYYDFQFTRPAIERSASGQRRIKWPTTRISRAEVPGTNIDLILVTGVEPSYKWRAYTAELIGLARELDVDCIVLAGALLADVPHTRPIPVTATCEEEDLGEHLGVEASQYEGPIGIVGVLAEVATLADIPTLSLWAAVPHYVGQPPSPKAQLALLHRIEELLQIPIDTSVLTEEAEAWERGVDELATEDPEIAAYVRQLEEAKDTAELPEATGESIAREFERYLKRRRRD; via the coding sequence GTGAGTAATTCGGATAAGTCCCCAGCCGCCGGCCTGCAGGATTTTTTCGGCGGCACGGGTGAGCGGGTGACCGTGATGCTGGCAGCTTTCGAAGGGTGGAACGACGCCGGAGAGGCAGCCAGTGATGCCTTGAACTTCCTGTCCCTCTACTGGGACAGCGAAAAGATCGCCGGCATCGATGCGGATGAGTACTACGATTTCCAGTTCACGCGCCCGGCGATCGAGCGCAGCGCGTCCGGCCAGCGCCGGATTAAATGGCCTACAACGCGCATTTCCCGTGCCGAAGTTCCGGGTACCAACATCGACCTGATCCTGGTGACGGGTGTTGAACCGTCCTACAAGTGGCGTGCCTACACGGCGGAGCTGATCGGCCTGGCCAGGGAACTGGACGTGGACTGCATTGTGCTGGCCGGCGCCCTCCTGGCCGACGTGCCGCACACCCGGCCCATACCGGTCACCGCCACGTGCGAAGAAGAGGACCTGGGCGAGCACCTGGGTGTTGAGGCCTCGCAGTACGAAGGGCCCATCGGCATTGTGGGTGTCCTCGCCGAAGTAGCCACGCTTGCCGATATACCCACACTCTCGCTCTGGGCCGCTGTTCCGCACTACGTTGGACAGCCGCCGTCGCCGAAGGCGCAGCTGGCGCTGCTGCACAGGATCGAAGAGCTCCTGCAGATTCCGATCGACACTTCGGTCCTGACCGAAGAGGCCGAGGCATGGGAGCGCGGTGTGGACGAGCTCGCCACTGAAGACCCCGAGATTGCGGCCTACGTCCGCCAGCTCGAAGAGGCCAAGGACACTGCTGAGCTCCCCGAAGCCACCGGCGAGTCGATCGCCCGTGAGTTCGAGCGCTACCTCAAGCGCCGTCGCCGGGACTGA
- a CDS encoding tRNA (adenine-N1)-methyltransferase has translation MNNPGTPASSAAHGADMRRGPLRPGERVQLTDEKGRRNTITLTEGGAFHTHRGYLPHESIIGVPEGTIVTNTTGHQYQVLRPLLSDFVLSMPRGAAVVYPKDAGQIVTMADIYPGARVVEAGVGSGALSISLLRAVGDKGSLHSYERRAEFADIARGNVETFFGGPHPAWDITLGDFQDEVVKNQEPGSVDRVVLDMLAPWECADAVATVLAPGGVWISYVATVTQLSRTAEAIRADGRFTEPEGWESMVRGWHLEGLAVRPDHRMVAHTGFLLSARRLAEGATGLVAKRRASKTDFSQEDLNAWTPAAVGEREVSDKKLRRAAKDASSTVQRGALLNAERFQEEHGPE, from the coding sequence ATGAACAACCCGGGTACCCCCGCCTCCTCCGCAGCACACGGAGCGGACATGCGCCGCGGCCCCCTGCGTCCGGGCGAGCGCGTCCAGCTCACCGATGAAAAGGGGCGCCGGAACACGATCACCCTTACGGAAGGTGGTGCCTTCCACACGCACCGGGGCTACCTTCCGCACGAAAGCATCATCGGAGTTCCCGAGGGCACGATCGTCACCAATACCACCGGGCACCAGTACCAGGTCCTGCGCCCGCTGCTGTCCGACTTCGTGCTGTCCATGCCGCGCGGTGCCGCCGTCGTCTATCCCAAGGACGCCGGACAGATTGTCACCATGGCGGACATCTACCCCGGCGCCCGGGTGGTGGAAGCGGGAGTTGGCTCCGGTGCCCTGAGCATTTCCCTGCTGCGCGCCGTGGGGGACAAGGGTTCCCTGCATTCCTACGAACGCCGCGCGGAGTTCGCGGACATTGCCCGCGGCAATGTCGAGACCTTCTTCGGCGGCCCGCACCCCGCATGGGACATCACCCTGGGTGATTTCCAGGACGAAGTCGTCAAGAACCAGGAGCCCGGAAGCGTCGACCGGGTAGTGCTGGACATGCTGGCGCCCTGGGAATGCGCTGACGCCGTGGCCACGGTACTGGCACCGGGAGGCGTGTGGATCTCCTATGTCGCCACCGTCACCCAGCTTTCGCGCACGGCGGAAGCCATCCGGGCAGATGGCCGTTTCACCGAACCCGAAGGCTGGGAGTCGATGGTCCGCGGCTGGCACCTGGAAGGACTGGCTGTCCGGCCCGACCATCGGATGGTTGCGCACACCGGTTTCCTGCTGTCCGCCCGCCGGCTTGCCGAAGGCGCCACCGGACTGGTGGCCAAGCGCCGGGCCTCAAAGACTGACTTCAGCCAGGAGGATCTCAACGCCTGGACACCCGCTGCAGTGGGGGAACGCGAAGTCTCGGACAAGAAACTCCGCCGGGCGGCCAAGGATGCCAGCTCCACCGTGCAGCGCGGTGCCCTGCTCAATGCCGAGCGTTTCCAGGAAGAGCACGGGCCGGAGTAA
- the dop gene encoding depupylase/deamidase Dop: protein MGTETEYGVLAPALPNANATVLSSQIVNAYAATVRSGMGNLSGTRWDYTDEAPLNDARGYTVPRTAADPTQLTDAPPVLDAEQIAMEGGGPSALYGETQDSTVLMNMVLGNGARLYVDHAHPEYSSPEVTNPHDAVLWDKAGDAVVLAAMRHIARTPGFAPVLLYKNNTDSKGVSYGAHENYLVPRSVPFGRLVSGLLPFFASRQVICGSGRVGIGTSNQRQGYQLSQRADFFETEVGLETTIRRPIVNTRDEPHAVAEKYRRLHVIIGDANLSEVSALLKVGTTSAVLSLIEADAVPAVELRDPVGALQLISHDPSLTQLVELKDGRMVTGLDLQEMYLEAAAAHARTGGGADAATEDILNRWMSVVGMLKRDPMAASAQVDWVAKLKLLQAYRDRDGLAWNDARLNLIDLQYSDMRPEKGLYYRLAARGQMERILTDEQIAAAVTQPPEDTRAYFRGRCITRFPDEVIGASWDSIIFELPSRRRLQRIPTREPLRGTKALTGELFDVSADAEDFVARLLTGPEPTVAP, encoded by the coding sequence ATGGGGACGGAGACCGAGTACGGCGTCCTCGCTCCCGCCCTGCCGAACGCCAACGCAACCGTCCTCTCCAGCCAGATCGTCAACGCCTACGCCGCAACCGTGCGTTCGGGAATGGGAAACCTCTCCGGAACCCGGTGGGACTACACGGACGAGGCGCCGCTTAACGATGCCCGCGGGTATACCGTGCCCCGGACTGCGGCGGATCCAACACAGCTGACGGACGCGCCGCCCGTGCTGGACGCCGAGCAGATCGCCATGGAAGGCGGAGGTCCGTCCGCCTTGTACGGCGAGACCCAGGACAGCACCGTGCTCATGAACATGGTGCTGGGAAACGGCGCGCGGCTCTATGTGGACCACGCGCACCCGGAGTATTCCTCGCCTGAGGTAACGAATCCCCATGACGCGGTGCTGTGGGATAAGGCGGGTGACGCCGTCGTGCTGGCGGCCATGCGGCACATTGCGCGCACTCCGGGCTTTGCTCCTGTGCTCCTCTACAAGAACAACACGGACAGCAAGGGTGTCTCCTACGGCGCCCATGAGAACTACCTGGTCCCGCGAAGCGTCCCGTTTGGCCGGCTGGTATCGGGGCTCCTCCCGTTTTTCGCCTCGCGCCAGGTGATCTGCGGTTCCGGGCGCGTCGGGATTGGCACCAGCAACCAGCGGCAGGGCTACCAGCTGAGTCAGCGGGCCGACTTCTTCGAGACCGAAGTCGGACTGGAGACGACGATCCGCCGTCCGATCGTCAACACCCGGGACGAGCCCCATGCCGTAGCGGAGAAGTACCGGAGGCTGCATGTCATCATCGGCGACGCCAACCTCAGCGAAGTTTCCGCCCTGCTCAAGGTGGGAACGACGTCGGCGGTCCTGTCCCTGATCGAAGCGGACGCCGTGCCGGCGGTCGAACTGCGTGATCCGGTGGGTGCCCTGCAGCTCATCAGCCACGATCCCTCACTGACGCAGCTCGTTGAGCTGAAGGACGGCCGGATGGTGACCGGACTGGACCTCCAGGAGATGTATCTCGAAGCTGCAGCGGCCCATGCCCGGACGGGCGGGGGCGCCGACGCCGCGACCGAGGACATCCTGAACCGGTGGATGTCTGTGGTCGGCATGCTTAAAAGGGACCCGATGGCGGCGTCGGCCCAGGTGGACTGGGTGGCCAAGCTCAAACTCCTGCAGGCCTACCGGGACCGGGACGGGTTGGCCTGGAATGATGCACGGCTGAACCTGATCGACCTGCAGTACTCCGACATGCGGCCGGAGAAGGGGCTCTACTACCGGCTCGCCGCCCGCGGCCAGATGGAACGGATCCTGACCGATGAGCAGATCGCAGCGGCGGTAACCCAGCCGCCCGAAGACACCCGTGCCTATTTCCGCGGCCGGTGCATTACCAGGTTCCCCGACGAGGTGATTGGTGCCAGCTGGGATTCCATCATCTTTGAGCTTCCCTCCCGGCGCAGGCTCCAGCGCATTCCCACCCGTGAGCCGCTGCGCGGAACGAAGGCGCTCACCGGGGAGCTTTTCGACGTTTCTGCCGATGCGGAGGATTTTGTGGCCAGGCTCCTGACCGGTCCGGAACCTACCGTGGCACCATAG